One window from the genome of Faecalibacterium sp. HTF-F encodes:
- a CDS encoding plasmid mobilization protein produces MTKTNVQPIPSNSQRHDTPNNKTRVIKFRVTAEEKASLELTCKLLNLSLSTFIRRAIHNVKIEKTVIVAGGGEETLTAVSTLLAQCSKVGTNLNQLARHFNSGGADTEQIRAKLLDELADLTAFRLHAEKVLGELYGNAQAYQL; encoded by the coding sequence ATGACCAAAACGAATGTTCAACCGATTCCTAGCAATTCCCAGCGCCACGACACGCCGAACAACAAAACGCGCGTCATCAAGTTCCGTGTGACAGCGGAGGAAAAAGCGTCACTGGAACTCACTTGCAAACTCCTGAATCTCTCCCTCTCCACTTTTATCCGCCGTGCCATCCACAACGTCAAGATCGAGAAAACAGTCATCGTTGCAGGCGGCGGCGAAGAAACCCTGACTGCTGTTTCCACCCTGCTTGCCCAGTGCAGCAAGGTGGGCACCAACCTCAACCAACTTGCAAGGCACTTCAACTCCGGCGGTGCAGACACCGAGCAGATCCGGGCGAAACTCCTTGACGAACTTGCAGACCTGACCGCATTTCGGCTACACGCCGAGAAAGTTCTGGGTGAACTGTATGGCAACGCTCAAGCATATCAGCTCTAA
- a CDS encoding relaxase/mobilization nuclease domain-containing protein, whose protein sequence is MATLKHISSKNSDYTAIEAYLVYQHDAFTGKQLLDEQGKPKLRDSYLLDTLECGDFSFATACLLANRKYGKNTQHGDIKSHQYIISFDPRDAADNGLTMETAQALGLKFCEENFPGHPAIVCTHSDGHNHSGNIHVHIVIGSIRTREVERKPYMQKPRDWLEGMKHSSTAQTMRHLRVEVMELCEGAGLYQIDLLNGSKERVSEAEYWARRRGQLKLDRENASLTATGQHPRQKKFETVKDILRKQISSVLYRTTSFEEFSDRLMQQYSITVKESRGQLSYLPSGRTKFIRAKHLGDKFDKAAVLATLQANTERKPKAQFKQDTIGKLIDIQSRMTEDKGIGYKRWLTKHNLKIMAQTVKLLQEKGLTDEDALNQRIAELEAKYHDSLAVVKDLEGRMKANNELRYHIAAYTSTKNVAQQLKTAKRPTAFEEQHRAELTAYRVAAAYFKANNITKLPSPKKLEAEYAQLASEKAKFYEQYKEAKEELLKLKTAKQNVASFFREEEPAQQER, encoded by the coding sequence ATGGCAACGCTCAAGCATATCAGCTCTAAGAACTCGGACTATACCGCCATCGAAGCGTATCTCGTTTACCAGCATGATGCGTTCACTGGAAAGCAACTTCTGGATGAACAGGGCAAGCCGAAGCTGCGGGATTCGTACCTGCTCGATACCCTTGAGTGCGGCGATTTCTCGTTTGCAACGGCCTGCCTGCTGGCAAACCGCAAGTATGGCAAGAACACCCAGCATGGTGATATCAAAAGCCACCAGTATATCATCAGCTTTGACCCACGCGATGCAGCCGACAATGGCCTGACCATGGAAACGGCACAGGCTCTTGGCCTGAAATTCTGCGAAGAAAACTTTCCCGGTCATCCCGCCATCGTCTGCACTCACTCGGATGGGCACAACCATTCGGGAAATATCCATGTCCACATCGTGATTGGCAGCATCCGAACACGAGAAGTGGAGCGTAAGCCCTATATGCAGAAGCCCCGCGACTGGCTAGAGGGCATGAAGCACTCCAGCACAGCCCAGACCATGCGGCACTTGCGTGTCGAGGTCATGGAACTGTGCGAGGGTGCCGGACTGTACCAGATCGACCTGCTCAACGGCTCGAAGGAGCGTGTGAGCGAAGCCGAGTATTGGGCGCGTAGGCGCGGCCAGTTGAAACTTGACCGCGAGAACGCATCCCTTACCGCAACCGGACAGCATCCCCGGCAGAAGAAGTTTGAAACCGTAAAGGACATCTTGCGGAAACAGATTTCTTCGGTGTTGTACCGCACAACGAGTTTTGAAGAATTTTCCGATAGGCTCATGCAGCAGTATAGCATCACGGTTAAGGAAAGCCGTGGACAGCTCAGTTATCTGCCCTCTGGCAGAACAAAGTTTATCCGGGCGAAACATCTCGGTGACAAGTTCGATAAGGCAGCAGTGCTTGCCACGTTGCAGGCAAACACCGAGCGCAAACCCAAGGCGCAGTTCAAGCAGGATACCATCGGGAAACTGATTGACATCCAGTCGAGGATGACCGAGGACAAGGGCATCGGCTATAAGCGTTGGCTCACGAAACACAATCTCAAAATTATGGCACAGACCGTGAAGCTTCTGCAGGAAAAGGGCTTGACCGACGAGGACGCCCTGAACCAGCGCATCGCCGAACTGGAAGCCAAGTATCACGACTCGCTGGCGGTGGTGAAAGATCTCGAAGGTCGCATGAAAGCCAACAATGAGCTGCGCTATCACATCGCAGCCTACACCAGCACCAAGAATGTCGCGCAGCAGTTAAAGACTGCCAAACGACCCACAGCCTTTGAGGAGCAGCACCGTGCAGAGCTGACAGCATACCGGGTGGCAGCAGCCTATTTCAAGGCAAACAACATCACAAAGCTGCCCAGCCCGAAAAAGCTGGAAGCCGAGTATGCGCAGCTGGCATCCGAAAAGGCAAAGTTCTACGAGCAGTACAAGGAAGCTAAAGAGGAACTGCTCAAACTGAAAACCGCAAAGCAGAATGTTGCGTCCTTTTTCCGGGAGGAAGAACCGGCGCAGCAGGAGAGATAA
- a CDS encoding transposase, with amino-acid sequence MRLNKKKKSTNTSPYPDEVIDRLARAFYPAILACWNSEEGQREFAAWQAEQAHHTTSKEKQSVPDGERPAVHIAVVCGFWQGASAGRTLFFCIKRFVSLA; translated from the coding sequence GTGCGTTTGAACAAAAAGAAAAAGTCCACAAACACTTCCCCTTACCCCGATGAAGTCATCGACCGTCTGGCACGGGCATTCTACCCGGCCATCCTTGCCTGCTGGAACAGCGAGGAAGGCCAAAGAGAATTTGCCGCATGGCAGGCAGAGCAGGCTCATCACACCACCAGCAAAGAAAAACAGAGCGTTCCCGACGGGGAACGCCCTGCTGTACATATCGCTGTTGTCTGTGGCTTTTGGCAGGGTGCGTCCGCAGGGCGCACCCTGTTTTTCTGTATAAAAAGATTTGTTAGTTTGGCTTGA
- a CDS encoding helix-turn-helix domain-containing protein — MGAIVTSEFNGMRLTLAREIQNISSPKLAEKIGVTKQTVSQYENGLIKPSADKVLAISQELKFPPKFFFEGSSDNFSPGVAYCRATTTTTRAVKLRQTNIDVLKSYIYDFFAEYIEYPSTEQLIDCMKSVAECSDMELIAKKIREKLDLSDRPIRNMSYLLQNLGIVVTSFSENVGHLDAISHIPVLANNGESKRFYFTTYNTDKTTPARLNFTLAHELGHWILGHIVSDVKSQADAEYRSNESDANQFASAFLLPKEAFLKDLQYPTVLNEYLRLKEKWHVSIAMMIRRAYMLEVLSPSQYQYLFRQLGSRGWRTFEPGDMVEVPTASLFSVSVKILDDNGIIEKGNLLKYLNENCFTAQQKTFEDLMGLKQHTLDPAMSGSFSRVEFKPN, encoded by the coding sequence ATGGGTGCCATTGTTACATCCGAGTTTAATGGAATGCGGCTGACATTGGCTCGTGAAATCCAAAATATTTCCAGTCCTAAGCTAGCAGAAAAGATAGGGGTGACAAAGCAAACTGTCTCTCAGTATGAAAATGGTTTAATCAAACCAAGTGCCGATAAAGTATTAGCAATTTCGCAAGAATTGAAATTTCCACCGAAATTTTTCTTTGAAGGTAGCAGCGATAATTTTAGTCCCGGAGTTGCATATTGTAGAGCAACTACAACCACGACAAGAGCCGTAAAACTACGGCAAACAAACATTGATGTATTGAAATCATATATTTATGACTTTTTTGCAGAATATATTGAATATCCATCAACCGAACAATTGATTGATTGTATGAAATCTGTAGCAGAGTGTTCTGACATGGAACTAATCGCAAAAAAAATTCGGGAAAAATTGGACTTGTCGGATAGGCCCATTCGTAATATGAGTTATCTGTTACAAAATCTTGGAATTGTGGTAACTTCTTTCTCGGAAAACGTAGGGCATTTGGACGCAATCAGTCACATTCCGGTCCTTGCCAATAATGGAGAAAGCAAGAGGTTCTATTTCACAACATATAATACAGATAAAACAACACCTGCAAGATTGAACTTTACGTTGGCTCACGAACTAGGACACTGGATACTCGGTCATATTGTTTCAGATGTGAAATCGCAAGCAGATGCCGAGTATCGGAGCAATGAATCAGACGCAAATCAATTTGCATCTGCATTTTTGCTGCCAAAAGAAGCATTCTTGAAAGATCTTCAATATCCAACGGTTTTAAATGAATATTTAAGATTAAAAGAAAAATGGCATGTCTCAATTGCGATGATGATTCGTAGAGCATATATGTTGGAGGTACTATCTCCAAGTCAATATCAATATTTGTTTAGACAGCTTGGAAGTCGTGGATGGCGAACATTTGAACCGGGAGATATGGTTGAAGTTCCCACGGCATCTCTTTTTTCGGTGTCTGTAAAGATTCTGGATGACAATGGAATTATAGAAAAAGGAAATTTGCTGAAATATCTGAACGAAAACTGTTTTACGGCACAACAAAAAACATTTGAGGATTTGATGGGATTGAAACAGCATACGCTTGATCCGGCTATGTCGGGTTCTTTTAGTAGAGTTGAGTTCAAGCCAAACTAA
- a CDS encoding DUF5986 family protein, which translates to MKKAFFEDSAMAMAKLIVESIYHGMEENEGVYADLMYSNGKGQHGWAHIFQNEHEHLTKAGYRVVLMVSGSWKYAVAYDPHSKTAILILRQENFRNRLVKLQNGEMHYVFSGLPANQDLNEMVPQYEQMSLFGQDKTVQQKAEKPFDELEQAVDGEVLRFGILTYRLDLAQLIRSCTLEILNANGCIVDEMNLDSAIPMNWKEAVPEDEITKFKEETGNEYGVQIDSIPEFKPRKKFVRKDG; encoded by the coding sequence ATGAAAAAAGCATTTTTTGAAGATTCCGCAATGGCAATGGCAAAACTGATTGTTGAAAGCATCTACCATGGCATGGAAGAAAATGAAGGTGTCTATGCCGATTTGATGTATTCTAACGGAAAAGGACAGCACGGCTGGGCACATATCTTTCAAAATGAACATGAACATTTAACAAAGGCAGGATATCGTGTGGTTTTGATGGTCTCTGGAAGCTGGAAGTATGCTGTGGCATATGATCCTCACAGCAAAACAGCCATTTTGATTCTTCGCCAAGAAAATTTCCGCAATAGACTTGTCAAATTGCAGAATGGTGAGATGCATTACGTTTTTTCGGGACTTCCGGCTAATCAAGATTTGAATGAAATGGTTCCCCAGTATGAGCAGATGTCACTGTTTGGACAAGATAAAACTGTGCAGCAAAAAGCCGAAAAGCCCTTCGATGAATTGGAGCAAGCAGTAGACGGTGAAGTCTTGAGATTTGGAATTTTAACGTACCGCTTGGATTTAGCTCAATTGATCAGAAGCTGTACATTGGAAATTTTGAATGCAAATGGTTGCATCGTTGATGAAATGAATTTGGATTCTGCAATTCCGATGAATTGGAAAGAAGCTGTTCCGGAAGATGAAATTACTAAGTTTAAGGAAGAAACTGGTAATGAGTATGGCGTTCAAATCGACAGTATTCCGGAATTCAAACCGCGGAAAAAATTTGTACGGAAAGATGGGTAA
- a CDS encoding DUF6061 family protein, translating to MKYDARACHFNMDTGCVELLLRDGRKISINCTGVEDALNVTMAQRSELDYLIYNDPLGYADLILNGDPEEYLKNVTGSCRLED from the coding sequence ATGAAGTACGATGCAAGAGCTTGCCATTTCAACATGGACACCGGGTGCGTGGAACTGCTGCTCCGGGATGGAAGAAAAATTTCCATCAATTGCACCGGGGTCGAGGATGCGTTGAATGTGACCATGGCGCAGAGGTCGGAGTTAGACTATCTCATCTATAATGACCCGCTGGGCTATGCTGATTTGATTTTGAATGGTGACCCGGAGGAATATTTGAAGAATGTGACCGGGAGCTGTAGGTTGGAGGACTAA
- a CDS encoding ComF family protein, which yields MDYYSVPRRLLRGARQLVYPRRCPFCDQVLGSVPTCPDCAAELEELRRKPGMRLDASQHYLGRLAGAAAPFRYEGCVRRGVLHTKYRAAPWAAVEMGVWLAKLAFGSEVRMSGAELLPELVEGMSLGYDCIVPVPASGTARGYNVPQLMALPLTRALGVPLYPEALGRTRAKQHQAGLPFEQRMANVAGAFRVTDPDRIEGRKVLLVDDVITTGATAAACAQALLAAGAESVFAIALATVEFEAFPAKDQPLQENEPDF from the coding sequence ATGGATTACTACAGCGTTCCGCGCCGCCTGCTGCGCGGGGCAAGACAGCTGGTGTATCCACGCCGCTGCCCGTTCTGCGATCAGGTGCTGGGCAGTGTGCCCACATGCCCGGACTGCGCCGCAGAACTGGAAGAACTGCGCAGGAAGCCGGGCATGCGGCTGGATGCTTCCCAGCATTATCTGGGCAGGCTGGCCGGTGCGGCGGCGCCCTTCCGGTATGAGGGCTGTGTACGGCGGGGCGTTTTGCACACCAAATATCGTGCCGCACCGTGGGCAGCAGTGGAAATGGGCGTCTGGTTGGCAAAGCTGGCCTTTGGCAGTGAGGTGCGAATGTCGGGTGCAGAGCTGCTGCCGGAACTGGTGGAGGGCATGTCCCTTGGATATGACTGTATCGTTCCTGTGCCGGCATCCGGCACAGCCCGCGGCTACAATGTGCCGCAGCTCATGGCTTTGCCGCTGACACGGGCATTGGGTGTTCCACTGTACCCGGAGGCACTGGGCCGCACCCGTGCAAAACAGCATCAGGCTGGCCTGCCGTTTGAGCAGCGCATGGCCAATGTGGCGGGTGCGTTCCGCGTGACAGATCCGGACAGGATCGAAGGCCGGAAGGTGCTGCTGGTGGACGATGTGATCACCACCGGTGCTACGGCTGCGGCCTGTGCGCAGGCCCTGCTGGCGGCAGGTGCAGAAAGCGTGTTTGCAATTGCACTTGCCACCGTTGAATTTGAAGCGTTCCCCGCAAAAGATCAGCCGCTGCAGGAAAATGAACCGGATTTTTAA
- a CDS encoding S-layer homology domain-containing protein: protein MKKRLLACLLAACMAVSMLVLPASAASLNNSAIQTAITLGAMDTSQTGSLDAAVTRGAFARMLVSFSAYRESAAQQGNIGTLYKDVPGTSQWAPYVRIAVQQGWMNGYTDGTFRPDNAVTLEEACTAALKLLGYKMTELNGVFPMAQLTKAQELGLRNQLNRNQGETMNYEDCALLLYNTLTANTAAGGAYGTSLGFTVANGQVDTSTVMLKSLKGPFVAAEGTQLPFAPVSVYRNDKVSASAELNRYDVYYYSESLQTVWIYTRKAAGRITAVSPSASAPTAVTVAGVSYQLGSTAVASKVSSLNGGGVGEVVTLLLGMNNEAADVITGAEADEVFYGVVQGAARSLVEDNGADVLQRVSVMCTDGVQRTVNVDKSLNYPTGWLVEIRVTPEGESVSGIENKVVTGKVSADAATLGKYTLADDVQILDTTSEGVAGTIRPSRLAGTDLNLLNVRYYTLNEKGEIDRLILNDVTGDLWTYGVLDDIKNVSVNYSELKTLATILSTGSNTSTDTQDKIVDDLKGVLVPTTSEVLWGVINGDILSTVWQKITANTDSLLSLGLRQVGTLVGEPYASIFRYIGGGATYVCYVNGSQVAFTTNVKYPVLVGGVAARKETTGSVKTMVQLMPMKIDQVGAASVMSNGNRFEMADDAQVYLWYKGQYYATKLTEVNSDDYYLTGWYDNFGCAAGKRVRVIVAVKKD from the coding sequence ATGAAAAAACGTCTTCTCGCATGTCTGCTTGCAGCATGCATGGCTGTGTCCATGCTGGTGCTGCCGGCATCGGCGGCCAGCCTGAACAACTCGGCAATCCAGACGGCCATCACGCTGGGCGCTATGGATACCAGCCAGACCGGCAGTCTGGATGCTGCCGTTACCCGTGGTGCATTTGCCAGGATGCTGGTCTCCTTTTCGGCCTACCGCGAAAGCGCAGCCCAGCAGGGCAACATCGGCACCCTGTATAAGGATGTGCCTGGCACCTCCCAGTGGGCACCTTATGTGCGCATTGCAGTGCAGCAGGGCTGGATGAACGGCTACACCGACGGCACCTTCCGTCCGGACAACGCAGTTACGCTGGAAGAGGCCTGCACGGCAGCACTCAAGCTGCTGGGCTATAAAATGACCGAACTGAATGGCGTGTTCCCGATGGCGCAGCTGACCAAAGCACAGGAATTGGGTCTGCGCAACCAGCTGAACCGCAATCAGGGCGAGACCATGAACTACGAGGACTGTGCTCTGCTGCTGTATAACACCCTCACGGCAAACACAGCCGCCGGCGGCGCCTATGGCACCAGCCTGGGCTTTACAGTGGCGAACGGTCAGGTGGACACCTCTACCGTGATGCTCAAGAGCCTGAAGGGCCCCTTTGTGGCAGCGGAAGGCACCCAGCTGCCGTTTGCACCGGTCAGTGTTTACCGCAACGATAAGGTCTCGGCTTCTGCCGAGCTGAACCGTTACGATGTGTATTATTACAGCGAAAGTCTGCAGACTGTATGGATCTACACCCGCAAAGCAGCAGGCCGTATCACAGCCGTTTCGCCCAGCGCCAGCGCACCCACAGCCGTTACTGTGGCAGGCGTCAGCTATCAGCTGGGCAGCACGGCAGTTGCCTCCAAGGTATCCAGCCTGAACGGCGGCGGTGTGGGCGAAGTGGTCACCCTGCTGCTGGGCATGAACAACGAAGCAGCAGACGTGATCACCGGTGCAGAAGCCGATGAGGTGTTCTACGGCGTGGTACAGGGCGCAGCCCGCAGCCTTGTGGAAGACAACGGCGCGGATGTGCTGCAGCGCGTGTCGGTCATGTGCACTGATGGCGTTCAGCGCACTGTGAATGTGGACAAAAGCCTGAACTATCCCACGGGCTGGCTGGTGGAGATCCGCGTAACGCCGGAAGGCGAGTCCGTGAGCGGCATCGAGAACAAGGTCGTTACCGGCAAGGTCAGTGCGGATGCGGCAACGCTGGGCAAGTACACTCTGGCAGACGATGTGCAGATTCTGGATACGACTTCGGAGGGTGTGGCTGGGACGATTCGTCCCAGCCGCCTAGCGGGGACAGACCTGAATCTTCTGAATGTCCGCTACTATACGCTGAATGAGAAGGGCGAGATCGACCGTCTGATCCTGAACGATGTCACCGGCGACCTGTGGACCTATGGCGTGCTGGACGATATCAAAAATGTTTCGGTCAATTATTCCGAGCTGAAAACGCTGGCCACCATCCTTTCGACCGGTTCCAACACCAGCACGGATACGCAGGATAAGATCGTGGACGACCTGAAGGGTGTTCTGGTGCCCACCACCAGCGAGGTGCTGTGGGGCGTGATCAACGGCGACATCCTCTCCACCGTCTGGCAGAAGATCACGGCCAATACGGACAGCCTGCTCAGTCTGGGTCTGCGGCAGGTGGGCACCCTTGTAGGGGAACCCTATGCATCGATCTTCCGCTACATTGGCGGCGGTGCCACCTATGTGTGCTATGTCAATGGTTCGCAGGTGGCGTTCACCACCAACGTCAAATATCCGGTGCTGGTGGGCGGTGTTGCAGCCCGCAAGGAGACCACCGGCAGCGTAAAGACGATGGTCCAGCTGATGCCCATGAAGATCGATCAGGTGGGCGCAGCATCGGTCATGAGCAACGGGAACCGGTTTGAGATGGCGGACGATGCACAGGTCTACCTGTGGTATAAGGGCCAGTATTACGCGACCAAGCTGACCGAAGTGAACTCGGACGACTACTATCTTACCGGCTGGTACGATAACTTTGGCTGTGCTGCGGGCAAGCGTGTGCGTGTCATCGTAGCTGTCAAGAAGGACTGA
- a CDS encoding ABC transporter permease, with translation MIIETFRQAIQNVWSNKLRTFLTMLGIIIGVMAVIVIVGLGNGMTKSMRDSFSALGTNTLSVQVWGNGSRTVPVEEMYKLPTKYPELIQSISPQIDFSGSGTLKIGTNSYRWSTISGVDESYSAMKNYQIAQGRGLQYMDIKDNKQVCIIGDYLNRVAFGGNGLGQTLKIGANKFRIVGVLAAKVSDPDMQQGSDDDCVYLPYTTAMRLSSQSMVSNYAAVMEDESRANEAKSAVESELQHQLGSDNGYYVYSASEWLEEMNKMINMVIVILTGIASISLLVGGIGIMNIMLVSVTERTREIGIRKALGAKERTILSQFVVEAATTSALGGVLGIALGYIVSMVANRLLPMFTSGTTVTVSPSFNSIAVAFGISVGIGVLFGYLPAKRAARLNPIEALRYD, from the coding sequence ATGATCATTGAGACCTTCCGTCAGGCCATCCAGAACGTGTGGAGCAATAAGCTGCGCACCTTCCTTACCATGCTGGGTATCATCATCGGTGTCATGGCAGTCATCGTTATCGTGGGTCTGGGCAACGGCATGACCAAGAGCATGCGCGACAGCTTTTCGGCACTGGGCACCAACACCCTTTCGGTGCAGGTGTGGGGCAACGGCTCCCGTACCGTTCCGGTGGAGGAAATGTACAAGCTGCCCACAAAGTACCCGGAGCTGATCCAGTCCATCTCGCCGCAGATCGATTTCAGCGGCAGCGGTACGCTGAAGATCGGCACCAACAGCTACCGCTGGTCCACCATCAGCGGCGTGGACGAGAGCTATTCCGCCATGAAGAACTACCAGATCGCGCAGGGACGCGGTCTGCAGTACATGGACATCAAGGACAACAAGCAGGTGTGCATCATCGGCGATTATCTGAACCGTGTGGCCTTTGGCGGCAACGGCCTGGGCCAGACGCTCAAGATCGGAGCCAACAAGTTCCGCATCGTGGGTGTGCTGGCGGCAAAGGTGAGCGACCCGGACATGCAGCAGGGCAGCGATGACGACTGCGTTTATCTGCCCTATACCACGGCCATGCGCCTGTCCAGCCAGAGTATGGTGAGCAACTATGCCGCGGTCATGGAGGATGAGAGCCGTGCCAACGAAGCAAAGTCTGCGGTGGAAAGCGAACTGCAGCATCAGCTTGGCTCGGATAACGGCTACTACGTCTACAGCGCCAGCGAGTGGCTGGAGGAAATGAACAAGATGATCAACATGGTCATCGTGATCCTGACCGGCATCGCCAGTATTTCGCTGCTGGTGGGCGGCATCGGCATCATGAACATCATGCTGGTGTCGGTGACTGAGCGCACCCGCGAGATCGGCATCCGCAAGGCACTGGGCGCCAAGGAGCGCACCATTCTGTCGCAGTTCGTGGTGGAAGCAGCCACCACCTCGGCGCTGGGCGGCGTACTGGGCATTGCACTGGGCTACATCGTATCCATGGTGGCGAACCGGCTGCTGCCCATGTTCACCAGCGGAACTACGGTCACGGTCAGTCCGTCCTTCAACTCCATCGCGGTGGCCTTCGGCATTTCGGTGGGCATCGGCGTGCTGTTCGGCTATCTGCCGGCAAAGCGTGCGGCCCGTCTCAATCCCATCGAGGCTCTGCGCTATGATTAA
- a CDS encoding ABC transporter ATP-binding protein, translating to MSALIEFDEVCKYYQMGDTTVKAADHITMKIEKGEFVAIVGQSGSGKSTCMNIIGCLDVPTHGTYRLNGRDVGKMSRNELAAIRNEMLGFIFQQYNLLPRLNLMENVEVPLVYAGIGRTERHARAKEVLEQVGLGDKLRNRPNQLSGGQQQRVSIARALVRNPAVILADEPTGALDSHTGREVLGMLQQMHDEGHTVVLITHDNSIAVQADRIIRLEDGRVVYDGDSHAPEAIVQPTLLPDEEEKA from the coding sequence ATGAGCGCTCTGATCGAGTTTGATGAGGTGTGCAAGTATTACCAGATGGGCGATACCACGGTAAAAGCAGCAGACCACATCACCATGAAAATCGAAAAAGGCGAGTTCGTAGCCATCGTCGGCCAGTCCGGTTCCGGCAAGTCCACCTGTATGAACATCATCGGCTGTCTGGACGTGCCGACCCATGGCACTTACCGGCTCAACGGCAGGGATGTGGGCAAGATGAGCCGCAACGAGCTGGCTGCGATCCGCAACGAAATGCTGGGCTTTATCTTCCAGCAGTATAATCTTTTGCCAAGGCTCAACCTGATGGAGAACGTAGAGGTGCCGCTGGTGTATGCGGGCATCGGCCGCACCGAGCGCCACGCCCGGGCCAAAGAGGTGCTGGAGCAGGTGGGCCTGGGTGATAAGCTCAGGAACCGCCCCAACCAGCTTTCCGGCGGCCAGCAGCAGCGTGTTTCCATTGCCCGGGCACTGGTGCGGAACCCGGCGGTCATTCTGGCCGACGAGCCTACCGGCGCACTGGACAGCCACACCGGCCGCGAAGTGCTGGGGATGCTGCAGCAGATGCACGATGAGGGCCACACCGTGGTGCTCATCACCCATGACAATTCCATTGCGGTGCAGGCAGACCGCATCATCCGTCTGGAAGACGGGCGGGTGGTCTACGATGGCGACTCCCATGCGCCGGAGGCCATCGTGCAGCCCACACTGCTGCCGGATGAGGAGGAAAAAGCATGA